TTCAATAACACGGCTTGAAATATTCGTATTCATAGAAAATAGCAACATAGAGAATAGTAGTTACATAAACTCCTACAAAGGAGTGGACAATTCTTGCTGCACCTTCAACTTTAAATTCCtttataaaaatgtttttgtcaGAAAATCACTTCTGAACTTACACATCCTCTGGTTTCCTTTAGGAGCAAAAGCATTCCCTTAGTCAGTGAGGTGAAAATACCCGTTATCTCCATGATAATTTTACTAGAACTAGTGACTTGAAACCAATCCTGACCAGAATCATTGCCAAGACGGAAACGAATGATACCAATCATATCAATGTCATCAATCAATAACACAACGTTTTTCACAGTTAATGTCGAGCAAACTGGATGATAttgcccaaaaaaaaagtattaatGAAGTGGTAAGTGTTCCCCTAACGTTTTCGAAGTAAAATGATCTACAATTGTCGAAATACTGCTGCTCTCGAAGAGATACGAAGCTGTAAACATATGGGCTATGTTCATTTGTAGGGTCTCATATATTTCCGCAATTTGATAATGAATGTTCAATTCTCAGTGGTCTCAGGAGCCACtgctatattattttattttattacagtTATGGTGttccaaattttttgtttacttacttTGTCAGTATAACTGTTTTAGGCTTCTACTCTAGAATGGATGATCATAGTACTGATTGTTATTGAAGTGATTTTCGATCTGCTCCACTTCGCAGATAACTCACCAACTAAGGTTGTTATAGTAGAAAATCCGGAAGTAGATAGTAGGAAGTTAAATTGAGgaatttaattgtttttaattttttactttctttagaactaatttgttttcattgttttttctcactttgtGATCTTTAGAAGCTCATTTGCTAGATTGCCGATTGTGTTAACTAGATTATAATTTAATTCTGACGTTTCTAATATATTCATAATAGTGGAGattcttgttcggtcttttaATGTACGATTCGTTCTACGTTGTTTTACCCTACAGTTTCATGTACCCTTCTTACTAAGAATTCGGTGCTGTGATTTGCGgtattgtgaatttttttttgagactgCGGTGATCCTCCGCAATTTATTAGCACTATGAATTGATTGTAACAGTTAGCATTTATGCGTCACAAGTGGCTGTATTTGAGTAATTAAAATAGTTCAGAATAcgtttgaaagattttttaattctgttgttgttgttgttgctgttttaaTGTACTAGTTTGTTGCTGTGATGAAAGAATTTTGAGTAAACGTTCGAAAAGAggggaaaaaatccttttgaTTGCCTTTTGAGGTATCTCCTCAACGTATCTTAAAGCGATTTCCCCTGGGAGATGGAAGGTGCTCGAAAGCAATCGCTCTTAATTGCTTCTCGTGGAGAAGGTGTCCGATTGACATTCTGTTTTCTATTGTACTCGTTACCTCATCGATTTCAATTCTTCTGTATGACAAGGCTTCAATGTAtatatttcgaatattttcttctaatacTTGCAGATTTTCAGTATGTTATCGCGTGTAGTGCCATCTGTAGCTCGTGCAGCATTAGTTCGTAGTTCGGTGAGACTCCTAACCACACAAGCTGGCGATGATTTCACTCTGAAAGAGTTCAGTGAAAAGTATTTAGGCTATCGCAAGGTAATTCTATTTCACTTATCCATCTATGGTTGTGGATCAGTTTGTTTTTGTATgatataatttttcattttcttctttccttactTAGGCAGCATTTACGGAGAAGCTAGAGATTATTGACCCTAGCGCTGAACCTGCGCTTCCAATTTATCGTGTCACAGACATGCAGGGGAATATTATCGACCATTCACAAGATCCTAACTTAGACAAGGTTGGTGTTTTCTGCTttgatttgctttttttttactaagacATGTACCAAGGATGCACACGCATCGATTATAGTAGGCTTTTTCTGCAAGTGCAAGTGcaagaaatttctgcaagTTATGGATGTTGggaaaatgaatatttctttgtttacaaTATCCGTGctatttcttctctgaaatttcAGGAgacttctttgaaaatatatcGGGACATGACCCAGTTGAACGTGATGGATCGCATTCTCTACGACTCCCAACGACAAGGAAGAATCTCATTTTACATGACTAATTTCGGAGAAGAGGTGTTTTCCCTTACGTTTTGATCTCCTTCCTATTATTTCTGGACTCAAAATCGGATGATGCTCGATTCTTCATGGAATTATTTTGGTTCTAGGGAGCACACGTAGGATCGGCAGCTGCTCTGAATAATAAAGATCTAATTTATGGACAATATCGTGAAGTCGGAGTTTTAATGTGGAGGAACTTCCCACTTGAAAACTTCATGCATCAGTGCTATGGAAATCACAAAGATATAGGTGAATTCACCGACACATTCTTAGATGAAGCCGGATGTGTGCAGCTAGATCGGAGCGCGATGCGCCTTGGATTGGGGCAGAACACTTTGGGAAGGGATAGTGTCAAACAGGGAAAAATCATGTTTTGCAGCGCGTTCCTGATTGAACACATTTGGCGTAAATTACTTCCTTCTTATAATAATTAAGAATTATTGTTAAAAAAGCGATGAGATCTATCTCCGATGGGACCCGTGCAGATATCCAAATCATCCTCTTCATCTATTTATTGTAGGCAAAGGACGGCAAATGCCTGTACATTATGGCTCTACTGAGCATAATTTCGTGACTATTTCTAGTCCTCTAACCACACAGCTGCCTCAGGTATTCgatctgttcttttttgtttttttttttttgttctgaaggCCCTGAAGTATGCTTTATAGGCAGTAGGATCTGCATATGCATTCAAGCGCACTCCCAATAATGATCGTATTGTGGTTGTATATTTTGGAGACGGTGCAGCATCTGAAGGAGATGCTCATGCGGCTTTCAACTTTGCTGCAACATTGGTGAGAAATTTATTAATCTGTTCCCTTTAAATGTGATGTTGTGCTTTTCACGTGAAGCGAGAGCTTAAGaacttacttttatttacatttttatccGTTTTTTCATTTGTCATAATCTCAGCGTGAAGTTGCATAGTTTGAttgttttgtaggaaaaaaaaccgtttttgtcagaaaaagcgaaaactGCTCGCTGCGATTATTCATGCCGGATACTCACTAGATCATTTGCCTCCAATGAGCGAAGAGACTGAATGACTTATTCTTACTTGTCAACTGGATTTACTTATCGACtgcttttgtttattgtttgtaaATTTGCGTCGTAAATTTACTAACTTTCCAAGTGAGGCTTATGATTTAAAGGATAACGTGCCGCTGCGAACAACGCGAGCACACTTTtaaaaacgaatgaacgaTGACTTGCACGATTTGATGAAATACTTTGCAGCGAATAACATTCGGAGACAAATTGTTcggtaataaataatttctatgACTTTAGTTTTTCGTTCAGGACTGCCctatcattttcttctgtcGTAACAATGGTTACGCAATCAGTACGCCAACTTCAGAGCAGTATGGTGGTGACGGTATCGCTGGGAAAGGACCCGGTTATGGTCTGCATACAATTCGGttagttcttttgtttttgagaaagTTTGAAATTGCGTAGTGATTTTTTACTGCTGTAGTGTTGATGGAAATGACGTGTTTGCTGTTTACAATGCGACAAAAGCTGCTCGAGAGCTGGCTATAAAGAATAAGCCGGTTCTTATTGAGGCGATGACCTATAGACTGGGTCATCATTCAACTAGTGACGATTCAACAGTCTACAGGTAGGGATTTCATCTCTTACTTCTTCCGCCATTTAGGTTCAACAGgatgaaagaaatatttcatttagATCGCACGAAGAAGTGAAGGAGTGGGGCGATAAGGATCATCCAATTTCGCGATTCAAGAAATACATAACCGAAAAGGGGTGGTGGAATGAAGATGATGAAAAGAGCTGGCAGAAAGATGTCCGTTAGAAAATTAATGATTTTAAAGCGAATTTTGTGCAAACGTAGCCCAGAAATATcttaatttgaaagaaagtcTTATTAACTGGGAAGATTTCACTGCTATGGCGTGCTTATGATTGTACAGTATGGTTGCACACggtcttggttttttttctggttccggtatttatttcttcaaggaTCTCACCCCAGTAAATCCACTATTTTAGTGCCGTAAACGGGTGTTGAAGGCATTTGGAGATgccgaaaaaacaaaactttctcACTACCATGACATGTTCGAGGATGTGTACAAGTAAGAGAGAATTTTCCTCAAAGGTACCATGGAAATTCACATGAATTTCAGGGAGATGACCCCGAGTTTGAAACGCCAACGCGATGAGTTCGATGCTCATATGGAGGAGTACAAAGAGCACTATCCAGTAGATAAATGCTTGCCTAAACAGGCGTAGAGGAGCTCGGTGTACTTTTGCAAGCAGTGAGATGTTATAGCTTACTTCTACGTATGTGCACATGGTGCTTGACTTAGGTAGTTCGTTCCGGTTCATTTATAATAACTTTGCGGGGACTTAGGTACTTTTGTCAGCTGATCTTGTTGACATTTATTCAGACTACACagatttctattgttttccGAAATGGTTGTTGAAAAGTCTCATGAAAATTGGATAGAGTAGCTAAGGCTTGAAAGTCTAGAGATTATGTTCGAACAGTTATGAGAGTTAGCCGTCGTCCTTTGTCGCCTTATtgaccacatttttttccactcatCATATCTGATGAATTAGATGTTAAGTGTTCATCTATATTCTAAGGGTATTATCCTTTGTTTAGCGCATGAAACTTCTTATGGCTGGAAGTTGGTGTTCaatagaatgttttttttttcaaagatgtttACTGTTCCTCTAATGCATATCATCTTTGTTTTTCACATATTAAAGAATGCGACTAAATGCGAGTTGTCGTGTTGGTGCGTGCGGTTTTTGCCGATATCCTAATTTAAAATGTTGGTTCAtgttttctctgctttttaGTGGAGTAATGATCTGATCTTGTATTTAGAAACTTCAGTGTTATCGGTGTTATCCACCATTCCATTTTTTGGTGAATTTGGTATTTGTATTGGTaagttttttcattcttgttaAGGTGATCCATGCTGTGAAGTGTCTCGTTCGgtggaagtgaaaattttgaaaattaaaggcaATAAAATATGAAGTCTAGCTATTTCCATGTGTAGTCGgggatttgaaaaattccatacTCATCATGATCTGAAGAGGAACTCATTCtgctttcttcttattttcctctgtttctgttttgatTTCTTGAGATTTTACGTTTTAgttgttcatattttttgcttattttgcGAATAATTCTTTCGGAACACTGCTTTTCTGGGCTTGAGCTGAATATCACCCCATCTCTCCTCTGTAATTCAGTCATTCTTCTGATTTGTACAATCGATCGtgtttttttgagaataaaatcCATAAGAGAGAAAACCAAAACTACAGACTTGAGAGGATAGGTGCGTATCACTGAGAGCGTCAATTTCAAAGCTTCAGACCAAAAACTATGTGCAGTTAGTGCGCAAATGTTATAGAGAAAGGATTTTCCAGAACAAAAATTCGAGTAAGGATTGCTTGgcttgaagaagaaatttaataTTTGATAGTTTGAGCTTTATTTGCTTCCCAAAGTGAAGACTACAGTAGTGAAGGACGAATTGCTTTTTGCTGGCATACAATGCATTTTTAGTCGACGTTTCCATGGTTAAGCCGTTGCACGTCGCATTCAATTGTGTTGGAGATTTTTTCGAAgtcggaagaaaaataatttttaccaCAGCTCGTAGCTTATTCCTTTAACTGCTTTTGGGTTTCACATTTCGAAGATTTTGACGTTGACTTCCCAATATTCTTATTGTAAGTTGGCCAAAATTGTATGGTTTGGTCTTTGAGCAGATCAAACCATATAGCTCAACAATCTCGGGTTAgtgtaagaattttttttgagatctcTTTTGATGTTATTGTGGACTTTTCAATTTATCATTGTTTTCTGCGAATCTGTTTATTTGTAGGTCGTgtcggaagaaaaataatttttaccaCAGCTCGTAGCTTATCCCTTTAACTGCTTTTGGGTTTCACATTTCGAAGATTTTGACGTTAACTTCCCAATATTCTTATTGTAAGTTGACCAAAAGTGTACATCATTGTACTTAATGTAGCGATTCCATTCTCTCAGAATTAAAGGTACTAACCATACGTCATAGATAATTCATCctcttcagatttttttccaaaattttcaggTTTTAGGTCCTTGACCTTGTTTTGGTGGGAAATCTGTTGCTTTATTTTGAATCATGCTATTCTTTCTTTACGTGTCACGCTAGCATAATCCACTCTCAACTAATCATTTAGCTTATGGCGGACATGGGCGATAATCGCGAATCTGGTTTCCACCCCCCGTTATCTCTTTCCGTTTCGCTCAGTGATTAGCTTCTTCAACGAAATTTCAAACTGACATTTCCAGTTCCAGCGTATcgctctctttctctctctgtGTGGAGTTCACACTTATTTTTGAGCGATTGGTTGTTTATCGTGCGCTGGTATTGTGATGGTGGTTTACCTAGCTGTACAATCATGGTGAACATTGTTGCCATTGGTTTTTCCTGTGATCGCGATGTTTTGTTGGCGAATCTACACATATACAAAATATCGATTTCGAATAGATTTCTAGAATATCGAAGAGTTTTGTATCTTCCTCTGCTTGCTGAAGATCTTATTTGATAAACACGTTCACGTCGCATTTCTATCAGAATATTTAAGCCTTTTACGGCATGAGTATCTTTGGAATTATCTGATTTTCAGTTAATAGTAATTTGATGACAGTTTTCTGATTACTTTGAACAACAGCGATCCTAAAATGTTGATGTCGTGAAATATTTGCGCAAACGGGACtgcattttgttcttttgacATCACTGCATATGACATCAATGACTCTATTCTCCTTCGAATGCAAATAAGTGAGATATTGTCTAAAAAGGGCAAAAACTGctttttcatgtcgtttttctcCGTCACCAGCGCTCACTGTTCTGAAGCAATTGAATAATTTATGAGCTACAATGATTCTGCTCGAAGAAAATGTTCTTGACTAAAGCAATCCATCCTGTAGCTTCTACCAAGTTCTGACactaagctttttttcttgttcttagGAATTCATAGCACATATATAGATGCGCTCTTTAAACTCGAAACTTCCTCTCTGTATGAGGTTGTTATGATAATTATGAAGACAGTGGCACCGGAATACCTATTTTCCGCCCCATTACAGTGAATGTCTGGTGTGGAAATTGcattgtttcttgtttcttgtccttaatttccttttttttctgactgatGATTCTATTCTTTTACTCGGGAGTTGAAGGGAGGTTATCTAGAAATTTGAAGACACTTCACACCATGGAGAACACTTTAAAAAACCGAATTTATTGGCGGCATGAAGCAGAATTGCTTTTATAGGGTGCAGATCACTAATAACGAGCCCATGGAAGACGAAAATGAGGTTGGACTCCCTGCAAAAGGGATCAGCATGATAATCAAAGAAGTTCTGCCGGATATGCGAATTGCTAACGAATcccgagaacttttcgctgcTTGTTGTGTAGAGTTTGTGAAGTATGTAGCAAGAGGAGCACAACACGTGAGCGGTCACGATCAACGGAAAACCATCTATCACGAGCACGTGCTGAAAGCGTTGCAATTGTTGCAGTTTCCACCAGATTACTGCGAGGCAGCCGATAGTGTACTTGGCGAGTGCAAGGTTGGCATTTCGACATCTTACTTGAAAATAACTTCTGGTTTTGTGAGGAACGAGTGGTTCCACATGAAAAAGTGATCTATTTGACTTGACTCCTTCATGGACCTTGAGAGAAACGCATGAAGGATCGGGAAGCTAGCTGTCCGGCAGCTGAATCGTATTTCTCACATGACACTAAGTGGTCATTGCAAGGTTTTAATGGCAACGTTCGATTACAATATATTGCTCTTTGGGAATGTTATTTGCAGAAAGGAACCTATTGTTTTGCGTGTTCTTTTTACATTACATCATTTTAtagttaggtcaaaacgacctgaaacacCTAAGCAGCTgggctcgaagcgacgcggtcaAGTTGGCGGCtgcaatcgaggtgggaccatcgcgaacc
This window of the Necator americanus strain Aroian chromosome III, whole genome shotgun sequence genome carries:
- a CDS encoding hypothetical protein (NECATOR_CHRIII.G13058.T3), translated to MLRRSFFTLFQQFVAHPSCSRTTLRGPSPVLSSVRCRQFHGSRRLCSQEMSRHEEFEHRLNSSRRQLRKRRPYPSAFAKNLRQPEVVALALSESLDLTAISADPSISNMFDVSYIDEEFDDALHLVKKLEYSINPIQINEIFVFQDGVVVFWNVDHAQRAHTIRDLERHMDGPYESSITMEEQDTMPYSLVEGGQTMIKQDCFMLNGEKHGADHRKLDNVLERFSLSQAFAASVKVGVWETLLNNLAEPLSDTTKALKQGVIPWSRKEALKKSGEFAALRHSINLDCTLLNRDFYWDHSQVEEYYLMSARHFILARRISSLNRRLDYCEELVKMVDNILALRHASTLEWMIIVLIVIEVIFDLLHFADNSPTKVSPQRILKRFPLGDGRCSKAIALNCFSWRSMLSRVVPSVARAALVRSSVRLLTTQAGDDFTLKEFSEKYLGYRKAAFTEKLEIIDPSAEPALPIYRVTDMQGNIIDHSQDPNLDKETSLKIYRDMTQLNVMDRILYDSQRQGRISFYMTNFGEEGAHVGSAAALNNKDLIYGQYREVGVLMWRNFPLENFMHQCYGNHKDIGKGRQMPVHYGSTEHNFVTISSPLTTQLPQAVGSAYAFKRTPNNDRIVVVYFGDGAASEGDAHAAFNFAATLDCPIIFFCRNNGYAISTPTSEQYGGDGIAGKGPGYGLHTIRVDGNDVFAVYNATKAARELAIKNKPVLIEAMTYRLGHHSTSDDSTVYRSHEEVKEWGDKDHPISRFKKYITEKGWWNEDDEKSWQKDCRKRVLKAFGDAEKTKLSHYHDMFEDVYKEMTPSLKRQRDEFDAHMEEYKEHYPKLQCYRCYPPFHFLVNLVFVLGADH
- a CDS encoding hypothetical protein (NECATOR_CHRIII.G13059.T1) — encoded protein: MILFFYSGVEGRVQITNNEPMEDENEVGLPAKGISMIIKEVLPDMRIANESRELFAACCVEFVKYVARGAQHVSGHDQRKTIYHEHVLKALQLLQFPPDYCEAADSVLGECKVAAEKRLKRKNSRLDKCGIPEEELYLMQQQLIQQAREQDPDQLRAQVAAVQPLVQEQHVFASQPVQDDDEYDT
- a CDS encoding hypothetical protein (NECATOR_CHRIII.G13059.T2); this encodes MEDENEVGLPAKGISMIIKEVLPDMRIANESRELFAACCVEFVKYVARGAQHVSGHDQRKTIYHEHVLKALQLLQFPPDYCEAADSVLGECKVAAEKRLKRKNSRLDKCGIPEEELYLMQQQLIQQAREQDPDQLRAQVAAVQPLVQEQHVFASQPVQDDDEYDT
- a CDS encoding hypothetical protein (NECATOR_CHRIII.G13058.T2) is translated as MLSRVVPSVARAALVRSSVRLLTTQAGDDFTLKEFSEKYLGYRKAAFTEKLEIIDPSAEPALPIYRVTDMQGNIIDHSQDPNLDKETSLKIYRDMTQLNVMDRILYDSQRQGRISFYMTNFGEEGAHVGSAAALNNKDLIYGQYREVGVLMWRNFPLENFMHQCYGNHKDIGKGRQMPVHYGSTEHNFVTISSPLTTQLPQAVGSAYAFKRTPNNDRIVVVYFGDGAASEGDAHAAFNFAATLDCPIIFFCRNNGYAISTPTSEQYGGDGIAGKGPGYGLHTIRVDGNDVFAVYNATKAARELAIKNKPVLIEAMTYRLGHHSTSDDSTVYRSHEEVKEWGDKDHPISRFKKYITEKGWWNEDDEKSWQKDCRKRVLKAFGDAEKTKLSHYHDMFEDVYKEMTPSLKRQRDEFDAHMEEYKEHYPVDKCLPKQA